A region from the Desulfuromonas acetexigens genome encodes:
- the sfsA gene encoding DNA/RNA nuclease SfsA, with protein sequence MKLPAPLIAGRLLRRYQRFLTDVELADGTVVTAHTPNTGSMKQCAVPGHRVLISAADNPARKLRYTLELIEVEGHWVDTHTHRTNRVVEEGLRQGWIDGLAGFEVRPEFRYHDSRIDFLLEKPGEKVLVEVKNVTLCCDPQVACFPDAVTTRGQKHLRELLRARQEGYRAVIFFLVQRGEATAFTPADAIDPEYGRLLREVTAAGVEALAYKSIVTSEENRVGARIPILLTGGERRKDRG encoded by the coding sequence GTGAAGCTCCCCGCGCCCCTCATCGCAGGGCGTCTGCTGCGCCGCTACCAGCGCTTTCTCACCGACGTCGAACTGGCCGACGGCACCGTCGTTACCGCCCACACCCCCAACACCGGCAGCATGAAGCAGTGCGCCGTCCCCGGGCATCGGGTACTGATCTCCGCCGCCGACAACCCGGCGCGCAAGCTGCGCTACACCCTGGAACTGATCGAGGTCGAGGGGCACTGGGTCGATACCCACACCCACCGCACCAACCGGGTGGTGGAAGAGGGCTTGCGCCAGGGCTGGATCGACGGACTCGCCGGGTTCGAAGTCCGGCCCGAATTCCGCTATCATGACAGCCGTATCGACTTTTTGCTGGAAAAGCCTGGGGAAAAGGTGCTGGTCGAGGTTAAAAACGTCACCCTCTGCTGCGATCCGCAAGTCGCCTGCTTTCCCGACGCCGTGACCACGCGCGGCCAAAAGCATCTGCGGGAACTGTTACGGGCCCGGCAGGAGGGCTATCGGGCGGTGATTTTCTTTCTCGTCCAGCGCGGCGAAGCGACCGCCTTCACCCCCGCCGACGCCATCGATCCCGAATACGGCCGTCTGCTCCGCGAAGTTACCGCCGCCGGGGTCGAAGCCCTGGCCTACAAAAGCATCGTGACCTCCGAAGAAAACCGGGTCGGGGCGCGGATACCGATACTCCTTACAGGAGGAGAAAGGAGAAAGGATCGAGGATAA